One Candidatus Goldiibacteriota bacterium genomic window, GAGTACAGTCAATGAAAATTTACGCTTAATTTTCATATAGGGATACTTTTTTTATTGACTGTTTTTTACATAGATGTCCCTACAAAAATAAAAACTGCACCGCGCGGGCTGAAGACCATCGACAACCGGTACAAGACAAATAAAACACCAAAGGCGAGACGCAATATATTGCGTCTCTACGATAGAAAACAAACATAAATATAATAAATAAAAAAGCGCGGGCGTGTGCCCGCGCTTTTTTTACTATTACCTAATTATATGATTTATAAAACTACTGATTTTATCTCCAGTATATCTGCCACGTTTTTTATGCTCTCCACAACATCTTTTGGGACATCGCTGTCAACGGTGATTATGCCCATTGCCACTTTATCTTCCCTGCAGCGGCCCACGTCAAACGACGCTATGTTTACGCCTTTTTCGCCAAGAATGGTTCCTACACGCCCGATAATACCGGGTTTGTCCACGTTTTTGTAAATTAACATGTTCTTTTCCGGCGTGATTTCCATTTCAAAGTTATCCACTTTTACTATCCTGGCTTCTTTGTTTACGGACAATACACCGTATACTTTTCTCTTTTCTTTATCAGTCTCTATTGTCACGCTTATCATGTTCGGGAAATCGCTCTTTATGTCAGTGGTCTTCTGTATTACTTCAATGCCCCTTGCTTTGGCAAGGATATTGGCATTAACGTAATTTACACCTTCACTTGCCGCAGGCATAAGAATTCCCTTAATTGCCGCTATGGTCAGTATCTTAAGGTCATATCCGGTGACACTTCCGCTGTATTCCACCGTCATGCTCTTAATATTGCCTTCCACTATCTGCGCCACAAAACTTCCAAGTTTTTCATTCAGGGTCAGGTAAGGCTGCATTTCTTTTAACAGTTCCGGGTCAATGGCGGGAATATTAACCGCGTTTCTTACCATGCCGCCTTTCAGCGCTTCAAGCACCTGGTCAATAATACCTGTTCCCACTTTTTCCTGCGCCTCAACGGTGGACGCGCCAAGATGAGGGGTAAGCACTATGTTGTCAAGTTCCAGAAGCGGGCTGTCAAAAGGAGGTTCTTTATCAAACACGTCAAGGGCGGCTTTCTGAATTCTGCCGGATTTTAAAGCTTCATACAGTGCCTGCTCGTTAATGATGCCGCCGCGCGCGCAGTTGATAAGGATTACATTTTTTTTCATTGTATCTATCTGTGCCTTTCCTATCAGGTCCTTTGTGTCTTTTGTTTTAGGGACATGTATGGTGATAATATCCGCCTGTTTAAAAAGTTCCGCCACTTCCATCACTTCAATTCCCATAGCTTCCGCTTTTTCTTTTGTGACAAACGGGTCATACCCTATTATTTTCATTCCAAAAGAAGCCATTCTTTTTGCCACTTCCGCGCCTATCCTGCCAAGGCCCACAACGCCAAGGGTCTTTCCGTATAATTCAATTCCTGTAAGTTTGCTGCGGTCCCATTTTTTTGCCTTAAGCGACGCATATGCCTGCGGCGTATTTCTTGCGGTAGCCATAATAAGGGCTATTGTCTGCTCGCAGGTGGAAAGCGTGTTTGCGTCCGGCGTGTTCATTACAATAATACCCTTCTGGCTTGCGGTCTGAATATCAACATTATCAACGCCCACTCCGGCGCGTCCGATAATTTTCAGCCTTGTGGTCTTGGAAAGCACTTTGGGTGTAACCGTTGTTCCGCTTCTTATAATAAGCGCGTCATAATTTTTAAGTTCTTCCGCAAGTTCATCTTCGGTAAGCCCAGGCTTCATGGTGTATTCAACGCTTTTTTCGGCCTCAAGCAGCTTTAAAGCGTCATCACTTAATTTATCGCTGATAAATATTTTCTGCATTGTGTATCCTCCGTTTTTAATATTTTTCTTCCATAAGTACTTCCATTGTCCTTTTAACGCCTTTTCCTATTTCTATTTTAGCGCCCATGTCTTTAAGCGCCATCTCTGCCGCCGCAACGCCCATTACCGCGTCAAACCTGTCAGTGTATCCAAGCGTGCCTATCCTTAATAACTTGCCTTCCATCTTTCCCTGTCCGCCTGCCATGGAAATTCCGTATTCATCGCGGATTTTTTTCATAAGCGCCTTGCCGTCAATGCCTTCAGGCACAACTACCGAGCAAAGTACAACAGCGGGATTTTCTTTCGCAAACAGTTCAAGGCCAAGGGCTTTAATGCCTTCACGCACTGCTTTTGAAAGTTTTTCATGGCGTTCCCATACTTTTTCAATTCCTTCTTCCTTAATAAGTTTAAGCGCGGCTGCCTGCTGGCATACCAGAGACACAGCCGACGTGAAAGGGGTGTCAGGCATTTTCTCTTTTGTCGCTGCTTTTTCATATTTTTTCATGTCAAAATAGAATTTAGGCGATTTGCAGTTTTCAATTACAGCCCACGCTTTTTTGCTTGCGGCCACATAAGCAAGGCCCGGAGGTATCATAAGCCCTTTCTGCGAACCCACGGCTATTATATCCACGTTCCACTTATCCATATAGAATGGCTGGGCGCCTATTCCGCTTATTCCGTCCACTACAAGAATTGCCTTGTGGTTTGCTGTCAATTTTCCAAAAGCTTCAATATCATTATAAACGCCTGTGGATGTTTCATTAAGGGTGGTAAACACCGCAACCGCGTCCGGATTTTCATCAAGCGCTTTTTTAAGTTCCGCGGGTTTTACTGCGGTTCCCCATTCAGCGGCTATCTTAACTATGTTGGCTCCGTATACTTTTGCAATTGCATCCCACCTGTCGCCAAATACGCCGATTGACGCAACTATGATTTTATCCCCCGCGTTTACTGTATTGGCAACAGCCATTTCCATTGCGCCTGTTCCGCTTGCGCCGATGACGTACACATTATTCTCTGTACCCAGAACATATTTCATTCCGTCTACAACTTCTGTTAAGATTTTACGGTACTGCGGGGTTCTGTGGTGAATTACCGGTTTTGCCGCTTCTACAAGGACTTCTGCCGGAACTTCAGTGGGTCCCGGTGCCATAATGTACTTTTTTCTCATGTTTTATTACCTCCTATATGATATTGGTGTGATTAATTTCACTAACTTGTGATTAAAGTATATAAAACAAGTCTTTTTATGTCAAGTATTTTTTTGGGGGTTTTTATCCACAATTAGTGAAATAAATCACAAGTAGATATGGCTTATAAGACATATAGGACCTATTTTTTCATGACATAAAAGACATAATCGTAATAACCGCCATAATTCCTGTATATGTCAATTTCTTCCTGTACCAATGCGGCGGCTTTAAGCGCTTTATCATTGCCCGCTTTTTCTTTTATATATTCTTTTACCCTGCTTTCAAGCGGGTTGTAATAATTATCCCAGGCTTTTCTGCCAAGTTCAAACATACCTTTAAGCTGTAACCCGCATTTTTTTATTTTCTCGGCGTTATCAAGCATTGTGGTCATTTGCGGGTATTCTTTATCCCAGAATTTTTTTAATTCTTCCGGTATCCGGTTTTTCATCCACGTGAGTTCGGTTACCGCCATATAACCGCCTATTTTTAAAAATCGGCTGAACGCCTTAAGCCCGTTTTCAAAACCCATATTATATATTGCGCCTTCGCTCCACACCAGGTCAAAACTTTCTTTTGTAAAATCAAGCGCTGCCATGTCCGCGTTTATAATGGAAATACTTTCAGATAAACCCTTTTGTTCCGCCCGGACTTTTAACTCATTTAAAAATTTATCATAGTTATCTACAGCGGTTATCCTGCATTTCTTTATACCGGCTAAACACAGCGCGGAAGCGCCGCTTCCGCAGCCAACATCAAGAATTAACGGGTTTTCAGGAAGTTCACACAGATTAAAAGCCCGTTTTGTGGTTTCATCATCGCCGGGGCCGTACCTTTCAAGGCCGGTATATATTTCCAGCATTTCCTTGTCCATTACATAATACCCTTATTCAAAAGCTCTGCTATCTTTGTCAATACCGGTTTCCATAATAAAATCACCGATACCGTCAGCGCCGCAAGAGAAGCCACGACCACAGCACCGGCAGAGATGTCTTTTGCCAGCCCAAGCCCCCTGTTGTATTTTGGCGACATTACATCAATAACCTTTTCTATCGCGGTGTTTAAAACCTCCGCCACTATTATGACAAGGCAGGAAAAAAGTATTATTACCGCCCTTATAACATCCACATCAAAATACCATATTGTAAAAATATAAATAAACAGAATTACAAGCGTTGTGATAATATTCCTCTTTGTATAAAACCCGTACCAAAGCCCCCGCAGCCCGTACATTGTGCTTTTAATTAATTTGTTTATCAGTTCAAACATGTGCTGTCCTCTCCCGCTGTCGGATAACCCCGTAATAAATAAAAGCTATCCGTAATTGTTGCATCTGCCAGACACTGGAATTTATTATAATCAGTTTTTTAACGCCCGCCGAAACAAAAAAAGCCGCGGTATGCTTTAAGCACAGCCGCGGCTTTATATTTTTGTATTCCTTATGCCTTCTTTTTATCCTCTATTATCTTTTTTCTCATCTGCACTTTTTCAAATATTTCTTCCACTTTTTCCATCAGCCTCGCGGGTGAAAAAGGTTTGACCACGTACGCGTCAGCTCCGGACTTAAACCCT contains:
- a CDS encoding phosphoglycerate dehydrogenase — protein: MQKIFISDKLSDDALKLLEAEKSVEYTMKPGLTEDELAEELKNYDALIIRSGTTVTPKVLSKTTRLKIIGRAGVGVDNVDIQTASQKGIIVMNTPDANTLSTCEQTIALIMATARNTPQAYASLKAKKWDRSKLTGIELYGKTLGVVGLGRIGAEVAKRMASFGMKIIGYDPFVTKEKAEAMGIEVMEVAELFKQADIITIHVPKTKDTKDLIGKAQIDTMKKNVILINCARGGIINEQALYEALKSGRIQKAALDVFDKEPPFDSPLLELDNIVLTPHLGASTVEAQEKVGTGIIDQVLEALKGGMVRNAVNIPAIDPELLKEMQPYLTLNEKLGSFVAQIVEGNIKSMTVEYSGSVTGYDLKILTIAAIKGILMPAASEGVNYVNANILAKARGIEVIQKTTDIKSDFPNMISVTIETDKEKRKVYGVLSVNKEARIVKVDNFEMEITPEKNMLIYKNVDKPGIIGRVGTILGEKGVNIASFDVGRCREDKVAMGIITVDSDVPKDVVESIKNVADILEIKSVVL
- a CDS encoding diacylglycerol kinase family protein, whose protein sequence is MFELINKLIKSTMYGLRGLWYGFYTKRNIITTLVILFIYIFTIWYFDVDVIRAVIILFSCLVIIVAEVLNTAIEKVIDVMSPKYNRGLGLAKDISAGAVVVASLAALTVSVILLWKPVLTKIAELLNKGIM
- a CDS encoding alanine--glyoxylate aminotransferase family protein; amino-acid sequence: MRKKYIMAPGPTEVPAEVLVEAAKPVIHHRTPQYRKILTEVVDGMKYVLGTENNVYVIGASGTGAMEMAVANTVNAGDKIIVASIGVFGDRWDAIAKVYGANIVKIAAEWGTAVKPAELKKALDENPDAVAVFTTLNETSTGVYNDIEAFGKLTANHKAILVVDGISGIGAQPFYMDKWNVDIIAVGSQKGLMIPPGLAYVAASKKAWAVIENCKSPKFYFDMKKYEKAATKEKMPDTPFTSAVSLVCQQAAALKLIKEEGIEKVWERHEKLSKAVREGIKALGLELFAKENPAVVLCSVVVPEGIDGKALMKKIRDEYGISMAGGQGKMEGKLLRIGTLGYTDRFDAVMGVAAAEMALKDMGAKIEIGKGVKRTMEVLMEEKY
- a CDS encoding methyltransferase domain-containing protein is translated as MDKEMLEIYTGLERYGPGDDETTKRAFNLCELPENPLILDVGCGSGASALCLAGIKKCRITAVDNYDKFLNELKVRAEQKGLSESISIINADMAALDFTKESFDLVWSEGAIYNMGFENGLKAFSRFLKIGGYMAVTELTWMKNRIPEELKKFWDKEYPQMTTMLDNAEKIKKCGLQLKGMFELGRKAWDNYYNPLESRVKEYIKEKAGNDKALKAAALVQEEIDIYRNYGGYYDYVFYVMKK